ATGTTTTTTCGTTCCAATTCGACCTGGAATCATCACTTTGTTAATGAGTCGTTCTACAATAAATACTTTTGATTTGTGAAATCTGTTTCCAGCATATCTTGCTCCTGTTCGTGGAACAATTGTTGGAGTAACTGTGATGTAGTCTTTGAGTCCAGGGTCTTCTACTTTAACGCCTGAACAATCCCATCGGTTGAATGCGAGTATGTCTGTCATGTTAATTACCTTTATTTACGAGCTTTTTCAATCTTTCCTGAAAGTAATGCTCCGAGTGCTTGATCGTTTACTTTAATTACTTGCCATCGAACACCTGGCAGGTCTCCTTTTGCTCGACCCATAACACCACCAATTCGTTCTACAACAACTTCATCGTGTTCGTCAACAAGTTTTGTTGCACCATCTCCTGGTAAAAACGCAGTGATTTGTTTGCTATTTTTAATAAGTTGCACTCGTACACATTTTCTCATTGCTGAGTTTGGCTGTTTTGCTTCTACTTGTACTTTTTGAAGGACAATTGCCGATGCTTGTGATGCGCCTTCTAATGGATCTGCCTTTGCTGCAAAGCCTAAATGTTTCTTAATAAACCATTTATCTTTCCACTTACTTTCTTTTCGTCGTTTGATAAGTTTTTTACCAGCGCCGAGTCCTCTAGATTTTTTCGCCATGTGTATTACCTTGAGTTTTTTAGTGATTTTTTCTT
This genomic window from Candidatus Woesearchaeota archaeon contains:
- a CDS encoding 30S ribosomal protein S12, producing the protein MAKKSRGLGAGKKLIKRRKESKWKDKWFIKKHLGFAAKADPLEGASQASAIVLQKVQVEAKQPNSAMRKCVRVQLIKNSKQITAFLPGDGATKLVDEHDEVVVERIGGVMGRAKGDLPGVRWQVIKVNDQALGALLSGKIEKARK